The Brassica napus cultivar Da-Ae chromosome C7, Da-Ae, whole genome shotgun sequence genome has a segment encoding these proteins:
- the LOC106420968 gene encoding uncharacterized protein LOC106420968 isoform X4, producing MSENEAVPDEFRCSRSDGKQWRCKRRALEGKKMCETHTSQLTLKRSKQKAAEPTRSRRGDEASEIEREGLGRSKKKRERAEAVDEAVRKMKLKRGDLQLDLIRMALKRESEKKKKKKKKRKEISVNKRFGDFVGEELTKVLPYGIMAISPPSPTTSNVSSPSPCDVRVGEEPVSLTKRRFRSKNIEPLPFGKMQGNLVKAKKRCHWCGTRGFEDLVSCLSCEREFFCVDCIEKRSSHLIEFGLWNELGTRDQKKKLGKNALYAVEHVGARLAQPLSLESLNDSRKVRSDIDRVLHLHYAVCMLLPVLKQINAEDKVEVNLTEPQIHSSDLTSDQQELCCSSHDCAVVDSQKMCTRSSSVLRLSSDQDCNQRSLSKKVGLVKCSNGVESCKQSLKKALVDWKREKVKRCSNNLSLRTLFSLELTSKLEISAEEIISCYELPETLDKHLACPFCLGKEKPSTSSDSRLKEASRRREEKSDNFLYYPTVMDFQQNNLEHFQTHWSKGHPIIVRSVLKRGSSLNWDPIALFCSYLKKSNSKTGNTTDCMDWFEVDIGVKLVFLGSLRGEAETNTCQERLKLEGWLSSSLFEEQFPNHFAEILRILPIPYYMDPKRGLLNIAAGLPDVIQAPNLGPCLNISYRSGEEYAKPDYVKKLGFETCDMVDILLHVTETVVSTKQICRIRKLMQNIGKVRSKNPERKEESRFCRGKKQDRIDTSYAQRDWSDDSSSSDSESSQHRLGSSEFKVEERESCNDSCEEGSLSSSCGAQWDVFRIQDVSKLLEYIKNHCLELVPMDSSKEQVSHPLLEQSYYLDEYHKARLKEEFDVEPWSFNQCVGEAVIVPAGCPYQNRKNKSCVNVALNFLSPEHVAESIKLVDELNQLPRSVKKKANKIEVKKMAICKISEAINEIRELTSSDSTAASRL from the exons CAAGCAGAAGGCTGCCGAGCCGAcgagatcaagaagaggagaCGAAGCGTCGGAGATCGAGCGAGAGGGACTGGGGAGATCGAAAAAGAAGAGGGAGAGAGCGGAGGCTGTTGATGAAGCGGTGAGGAAGATGAAGTTGAAGAGAGGGGATTTGCAGTTGGATTTGATAAGGATGGCGTTGAAGAGAGAatctgagaagaagaagaagaagaagaagaagaggaaggagattAGTGTTAATAAAAGGTTTGGTGATTTCGTTGGGGAAGAGTTAACGAAGGTTCTTCCTTATGGCATTATGGCTATCTCTCCACCTTCTCCGACTACAAGCAATgtgtcttctccttctccttgtgATGTTAGAGTAGGTGAAGAACCTGTTTCCTTGACTAAGAGAAGGTTCAGGTCTAAGAATATTGAGCCTTTGCCTTTTGGGAAGATGCAG GGAAATTTGGTTAAGGCCAAGAAGAGGTGCCATTGGTGTGGAACCAGAGGATTTGAGGATTTGGTTAGCTGTCTGAGTTGTGAAAGAGAGTTCTTTTGCGTTGATTGTATCGAGAAAAG AAGCAGTCATCTTATTGAGTTTGGGCTTTGGAATGAACTAGGAACAAGGGATCAAAAGAAGAAGTTGGGAAAAAATGCCCTGTATGCTGTGGAACATGTAGGTGCAAGGCTTGCTCAGCCACTATCTCTGGAGTCACTGAAT GATTCTCGGAAAGTAAGGAGTGATATTGACAGGGTTTTGCATCTTCATTATGCTGTCTGCATGCTTCTTCCTGTATTAAAACAAATCAACGCTGAAGACAAAGTAGAGGTGAATCTAACTGAACCGCAGATCCATAGCTCTGACTTAACCTCTGATCAACAAGAGCTCTG TTGCAGTAGTCATGACTGTGCCGTTGTGGATTCGCAAAAGATGTGCACACGCAGCTCCTCTGTTCTCAGGCTGAGTTCTGATCAAGACTGTAATCAAAGGAGCTTATCTAAAAAGGTTGGATTAGTCAAGTGCTCGAACGGTGTAGAATCTTGTAAGCAATCTCTAAAGAAAGCTCTGGTAGATTGGAAGCGTGAAAAGGTGAAAAGGTGCAGCAATAACCTTTCTTTGAGAACTCTATTCTCTCTGGAGTTGACAAGCAAGTTAGAGATCAGTGCCGAAGAAATAATCAGTTGCTATGAGTTGCCTGAAACTTTAGATAAACACTTGGCATGTCCGTTTTGTCTTGGAAAGGAAAAGCCATCCACTAGTAGTGACAGCCGTTTGAAAGAAGCATccaggagaagagaagaaaaatctGATAACTTCTTATACTACCCCACGGTGATGGATTTTCAACAAAATAATCTCGAACATTTTCAAACACACTGGAGCAAAGGGCATCCTATTATAGTTCGTAGCGTGTTAAAGCGAGGTTCAAGCCTGAACTGGGATCCAATAGCCTTGTTTTGTAGCTATCTTAAAAAGAGCAATAGCAAAACCGGTAATACAACTGATTGCATGGATTGGTTTGAG GTAGACATTGGGGTGAAACTAGTTTTTTTGGGGTCTTTGAGAGGAGAGGCTGAGACTAATACTTGTCAAGAGAGGCTGAAGCTAGAGGGATGGCTTTCGTCTTCTTTGTTTGAAGAACAGTTCCCAAATCATTTTGCTGAAATACTGAGAATTTTACCAATTCCTTATTACATGGATCCAAAGCGTGGCTTACTAAATATAGCTGCTGGCTTACCTGATGTTATCCAAGCACCCAACCTAGGTCCATGCCTCAATATTTCTTATAGGAGTGGTGAAGAATATGCAAAGCCTGATTATGTGAAGAAGTTGGGTTTTGAAACTTGTGACATG GTTGATATCTTGTTGCATGTCACTGAAACAGTAGTGTCAACAAAACAGATTTGCAGAATAAGAAAGCTAATGCAAAATATTGGGAAAGTAAGATCTAAAAACCCAGAAAGGAAGGAGGAGAGCAGATTTTGTAGGGGAAAGAAACAAGATAGGATTGACACTTCATATGCTCAGAGGGATTGGTCGGATGACTCTTCCAGTTCTGATTCAGAATCTTCACAACACCGTCTAGGAAGTAGTGAGTTTAAGGTAGAGGAAAGAGAAAGTTGCAATGACTCCTGCGAAGAAGGAAGCCTAAGCAGCTCTTGCGGTGCCCAATGGGATGTATTCCGGATACAAGATGTTTCTAAACTTCTTGAGTATATTAAGAACCACTGTCTTGAGCTAGTACCCATGGATTCCAGCAAAGAACAA GTGAGTCATCCATTACTTGAGCAGAGTTACTATCTTGATGAGTATCACAAAGCAAGGCTTAAGGAAGAGTTTG ACGTTGAACCGTGGAGTTTTAATCAATGTGTTGGGGAAGCAGTCATCGTCCCTGCTGGATGTCCATACCAAAATAGAAAGAATAAG TCTTGCGTAAACGTGGCCTTGAATTTTCTCTCACCTGAGCACGTTGCTGAATCTATCAAACTAGTGGACGAGCTTAATCAACTTCCTCGGAGCGTCAAAAAGAAAGCAAACAAGATTGAG GTGAAGAAAATGGCAATCTGTAAAATCAGCGAAGCTATAAATGAGATCCGGGAGCTCACGTCTTCAGATTCTACGGCTGCATCGAGATTGTAA
- the LOC106420968 gene encoding lysine-specific demethylase JMJ25 isoform X8, which produces MSENEAVPDEFRCSRSDGKQWRCKRRALEGKKMCETHTSQLTLKRSKQKAAEPTRSRRGDEASEIEREGLGRSKKKRERAEAVDEAVRKMKLKRGDLQLDLIRMALKRESEKKKKKKKKRKEISVNKRFGDFVGEELTKVLPYGIMAISPPSPTTSNVSSPSPCDVRVGEEPVSLTKRRFRSKNIEPLPFGKMQGNLVKAKKRCHWCGTRGFEDLVSCLSCEREFFCVDCIEKRNKGSKEEVGKKCPVCCGTCRCKACSATISGVTECKDSRKVRSDIDRVLHLHYAVCMLLPVLKQINAEDKVEVNLTEPQIHSSDLTSDQQELCCSSHDCAVVDSQKMCTRSSSVLRLSSDQDCNQRSLSKKVGLVKCSNGVESCKQSLKKALVDWKREKVKRCSNNLSLRTLFSLELTSKLEISAEEIISCYELPETLDKHLACPFCLGKEKPSTSSDSRLKEASRRREEKSDNFLYYPTVMDFQQNNLEHFQTHWSKGHPIIVRSVLKRGSSLNWDPIALFCSYLKKSNSKTGNTTDCMDWFEVDIGVKLVFLGSLRGEAETNTCQERLKLEGWLSSSLFEEQFPNHFAEILRILPIPYYMDPKRGLLNIAAGLPDVIQAPNLGPCLNISYRSGEEYAKPDYVKKLGFETCDMVDILLHVTETVVSTKQICRIRKLMQNIGKVRSKNPERKEESRFCRGKKQDRIDTSYAQRDWSDDSSSSDSESSQHRLGSSEFKVEERESCNDSCEEGSLSSSCGAQWDVFRIQDVSKLLEYIKNHCLELVPMDSSKEQVSHPLLEQSYYLDEYHKARLKEEFDVEPWSFNQCVGEAVIVPAGCPYQNRKNKSCVNVALNFLSPEHVAESIKLVDELNQLPRSVKKKANKIEVKKMAICKISEAINEIRELTSSDSTAASRL; this is translated from the exons CAAGCAGAAGGCTGCCGAGCCGAcgagatcaagaagaggagaCGAAGCGTCGGAGATCGAGCGAGAGGGACTGGGGAGATCGAAAAAGAAGAGGGAGAGAGCGGAGGCTGTTGATGAAGCGGTGAGGAAGATGAAGTTGAAGAGAGGGGATTTGCAGTTGGATTTGATAAGGATGGCGTTGAAGAGAGAatctgagaagaagaagaagaagaagaagaagaggaaggagattAGTGTTAATAAAAGGTTTGGTGATTTCGTTGGGGAAGAGTTAACGAAGGTTCTTCCTTATGGCATTATGGCTATCTCTCCACCTTCTCCGACTACAAGCAATgtgtcttctccttctccttgtgATGTTAGAGTAGGTGAAGAACCTGTTTCCTTGACTAAGAGAAGGTTCAGGTCTAAGAATATTGAGCCTTTGCCTTTTGGGAAGATGCAG GGAAATTTGGTTAAGGCCAAGAAGAGGTGCCATTGGTGTGGAACCAGAGGATTTGAGGATTTGGTTAGCTGTCTGAGTTGTGAAAGAGAGTTCTTTTGCGTTGATTGTATCGAGAAAAG GAACAAGGGATCAAAAGAAGAAGTTGGGAAAAAATGCCCTGTATGCTGTGGAACATGTAGGTGCAAGGCTTGCTCAGCCACTATCTCTGGAGTCACTGAATGTAAG GATTCTCGGAAAGTAAGGAGTGATATTGACAGGGTTTTGCATCTTCATTATGCTGTCTGCATGCTTCTTCCTGTATTAAAACAAATCAACGCTGAAGACAAAGTAGAGGTGAATCTAACTGAACCGCAGATCCATAGCTCTGACTTAACCTCTGATCAACAAGAGCTCTG TTGCAGTAGTCATGACTGTGCCGTTGTGGATTCGCAAAAGATGTGCACACGCAGCTCCTCTGTTCTCAGGCTGAGTTCTGATCAAGACTGTAATCAAAGGAGCTTATCTAAAAAGGTTGGATTAGTCAAGTGCTCGAACGGTGTAGAATCTTGTAAGCAATCTCTAAAGAAAGCTCTGGTAGATTGGAAGCGTGAAAAGGTGAAAAGGTGCAGCAATAACCTTTCTTTGAGAACTCTATTCTCTCTGGAGTTGACAAGCAAGTTAGAGATCAGTGCCGAAGAAATAATCAGTTGCTATGAGTTGCCTGAAACTTTAGATAAACACTTGGCATGTCCGTTTTGTCTTGGAAAGGAAAAGCCATCCACTAGTAGTGACAGCCGTTTGAAAGAAGCATccaggagaagagaagaaaaatctGATAACTTCTTATACTACCCCACGGTGATGGATTTTCAACAAAATAATCTCGAACATTTTCAAACACACTGGAGCAAAGGGCATCCTATTATAGTTCGTAGCGTGTTAAAGCGAGGTTCAAGCCTGAACTGGGATCCAATAGCCTTGTTTTGTAGCTATCTTAAAAAGAGCAATAGCAAAACCGGTAATACAACTGATTGCATGGATTGGTTTGAG GTAGACATTGGGGTGAAACTAGTTTTTTTGGGGTCTTTGAGAGGAGAGGCTGAGACTAATACTTGTCAAGAGAGGCTGAAGCTAGAGGGATGGCTTTCGTCTTCTTTGTTTGAAGAACAGTTCCCAAATCATTTTGCTGAAATACTGAGAATTTTACCAATTCCTTATTACATGGATCCAAAGCGTGGCTTACTAAATATAGCTGCTGGCTTACCTGATGTTATCCAAGCACCCAACCTAGGTCCATGCCTCAATATTTCTTATAGGAGTGGTGAAGAATATGCAAAGCCTGATTATGTGAAGAAGTTGGGTTTTGAAACTTGTGACATG GTTGATATCTTGTTGCATGTCACTGAAACAGTAGTGTCAACAAAACAGATTTGCAGAATAAGAAAGCTAATGCAAAATATTGGGAAAGTAAGATCTAAAAACCCAGAAAGGAAGGAGGAGAGCAGATTTTGTAGGGGAAAGAAACAAGATAGGATTGACACTTCATATGCTCAGAGGGATTGGTCGGATGACTCTTCCAGTTCTGATTCAGAATCTTCACAACACCGTCTAGGAAGTAGTGAGTTTAAGGTAGAGGAAAGAGAAAGTTGCAATGACTCCTGCGAAGAAGGAAGCCTAAGCAGCTCTTGCGGTGCCCAATGGGATGTATTCCGGATACAAGATGTTTCTAAACTTCTTGAGTATATTAAGAACCACTGTCTTGAGCTAGTACCCATGGATTCCAGCAAAGAACAA GTGAGTCATCCATTACTTGAGCAGAGTTACTATCTTGATGAGTATCACAAAGCAAGGCTTAAGGAAGAGTTTG ACGTTGAACCGTGGAGTTTTAATCAATGTGTTGGGGAAGCAGTCATCGTCCCTGCTGGATGTCCATACCAAAATAGAAAGAATAAG TCTTGCGTAAACGTGGCCTTGAATTTTCTCTCACCTGAGCACGTTGCTGAATCTATCAAACTAGTGGACGAGCTTAATCAACTTCCTCGGAGCGTCAAAAAGAAAGCAAACAAGATTGAG GTGAAGAAAATGGCAATCTGTAAAATCAGCGAAGCTATAAATGAGATCCGGGAGCTCACGTCTTCAGATTCTACGGCTGCATCGAGATTGTAA
- the LOC106420968 gene encoding lysine-specific demethylase JMJ25 isoform X7, translating into MSENEAVPDEFRCSRSDGKQWRCKRRALEGKKMCETHTSQLTLKRSKQKAAEPTRSRRGDEASEIEREGLGRSKKKRERAEAVDEAVRKMKLKRGDLQLDLIRMALKRESEKKKKKKKKRKEISVNKRFGDFVGEELTKVLPYGIMAISPPSPTTSNVSSPSPCDVRVGEEPVSLTKRRFRSKNIEPLPFGKMQVVPLKGNLVKAKKRCHWCGTRGFEDLVSCLSCEREFFCVDCIEKRNKGSKEEVGKKCPVCCGTCRCKACSATISGVTECKDSRKVRSDIDRVLHLHYAVCMLLPVLKQINAEDKVEVNLTEPQIHSSDLTSDQQELCHDCAVVDSQKMCTRSSSVLRLSSDQDCNQRSLSKKVGLVKCSNGVESCKQSLKKALVDWKREKVKRCSNNLSLRTLFSLELTSKLEISAEEIISCYELPETLDKHLACPFCLGKEKPSTSSDSRLKEASRRREEKSDNFLYYPTVMDFQQNNLEHFQTHWSKGHPIIVRSVLKRGSSLNWDPIALFCSYLKKSNSKTGNTTDCMDWFEVDIGVKLVFLGSLRGEAETNTCQERLKLEGWLSSSLFEEQFPNHFAEILRILPIPYYMDPKRGLLNIAAGLPDVIQAPNLGPCLNISYRSGEEYAKPDYVKKLGFETCDMVDILLHVTETVVSTKQICRIRKLMQNIGKVRSKNPERKEESRFCRGKKQDRIDTSYAQRDWSDDSSSSDSESSQHRLGSSEFKVEERESCNDSCEEGSLSSSCGAQWDVFRIQDVSKLLEYIKNHCLELVPMDSSKEQVSHPLLEQSYYLDEYHKARLKEEFDVEPWSFNQCVGEAVIVPAGCPYQNRKNKSCVNVALNFLSPEHVAESIKLVDELNQLPRSVKKKANKIEVKKMAICKISEAINEIRELTSSDSTAASRL; encoded by the exons CAAGCAGAAGGCTGCCGAGCCGAcgagatcaagaagaggagaCGAAGCGTCGGAGATCGAGCGAGAGGGACTGGGGAGATCGAAAAAGAAGAGGGAGAGAGCGGAGGCTGTTGATGAAGCGGTGAGGAAGATGAAGTTGAAGAGAGGGGATTTGCAGTTGGATTTGATAAGGATGGCGTTGAAGAGAGAatctgagaagaagaagaagaagaagaagaagaggaaggagattAGTGTTAATAAAAGGTTTGGTGATTTCGTTGGGGAAGAGTTAACGAAGGTTCTTCCTTATGGCATTATGGCTATCTCTCCACCTTCTCCGACTACAAGCAATgtgtcttctccttctccttgtgATGTTAGAGTAGGTGAAGAACCTGTTTCCTTGACTAAGAGAAGGTTCAGGTCTAAGAATATTGAGCCTTTGCCTTTTGGGAAGATGCAG GTGGTTCCTTTGAAGGGAAATTTGGTTAAGGCCAAGAAGAGGTGCCATTGGTGTGGAACCAGAGGATTTGAGGATTTGGTTAGCTGTCTGAGTTGTGAAAGAGAGTTCTTTTGCGTTGATTGTATCGAGAAAAG GAACAAGGGATCAAAAGAAGAAGTTGGGAAAAAATGCCCTGTATGCTGTGGAACATGTAGGTGCAAGGCTTGCTCAGCCACTATCTCTGGAGTCACTGAATGTAAG GATTCTCGGAAAGTAAGGAGTGATATTGACAGGGTTTTGCATCTTCATTATGCTGTCTGCATGCTTCTTCCTGTATTAAAACAAATCAACGCTGAAGACAAAGTAGAGGTGAATCTAACTGAACCGCAGATCCATAGCTCTGACTTAACCTCTGATCAACAAGAGCTCTG TCATGACTGTGCCGTTGTGGATTCGCAAAAGATGTGCACACGCAGCTCCTCTGTTCTCAGGCTGAGTTCTGATCAAGACTGTAATCAAAGGAGCTTATCTAAAAAGGTTGGATTAGTCAAGTGCTCGAACGGTGTAGAATCTTGTAAGCAATCTCTAAAGAAAGCTCTGGTAGATTGGAAGCGTGAAAAGGTGAAAAGGTGCAGCAATAACCTTTCTTTGAGAACTCTATTCTCTCTGGAGTTGACAAGCAAGTTAGAGATCAGTGCCGAAGAAATAATCAGTTGCTATGAGTTGCCTGAAACTTTAGATAAACACTTGGCATGTCCGTTTTGTCTTGGAAAGGAAAAGCCATCCACTAGTAGTGACAGCCGTTTGAAAGAAGCATccaggagaagagaagaaaaatctGATAACTTCTTATACTACCCCACGGTGATGGATTTTCAACAAAATAATCTCGAACATTTTCAAACACACTGGAGCAAAGGGCATCCTATTATAGTTCGTAGCGTGTTAAAGCGAGGTTCAAGCCTGAACTGGGATCCAATAGCCTTGTTTTGTAGCTATCTTAAAAAGAGCAATAGCAAAACCGGTAATACAACTGATTGCATGGATTGGTTTGAG GTAGACATTGGGGTGAAACTAGTTTTTTTGGGGTCTTTGAGAGGAGAGGCTGAGACTAATACTTGTCAAGAGAGGCTGAAGCTAGAGGGATGGCTTTCGTCTTCTTTGTTTGAAGAACAGTTCCCAAATCATTTTGCTGAAATACTGAGAATTTTACCAATTCCTTATTACATGGATCCAAAGCGTGGCTTACTAAATATAGCTGCTGGCTTACCTGATGTTATCCAAGCACCCAACCTAGGTCCATGCCTCAATATTTCTTATAGGAGTGGTGAAGAATATGCAAAGCCTGATTATGTGAAGAAGTTGGGTTTTGAAACTTGTGACATG GTTGATATCTTGTTGCATGTCACTGAAACAGTAGTGTCAACAAAACAGATTTGCAGAATAAGAAAGCTAATGCAAAATATTGGGAAAGTAAGATCTAAAAACCCAGAAAGGAAGGAGGAGAGCAGATTTTGTAGGGGAAAGAAACAAGATAGGATTGACACTTCATATGCTCAGAGGGATTGGTCGGATGACTCTTCCAGTTCTGATTCAGAATCTTCACAACACCGTCTAGGAAGTAGTGAGTTTAAGGTAGAGGAAAGAGAAAGTTGCAATGACTCCTGCGAAGAAGGAAGCCTAAGCAGCTCTTGCGGTGCCCAATGGGATGTATTCCGGATACAAGATGTTTCTAAACTTCTTGAGTATATTAAGAACCACTGTCTTGAGCTAGTACCCATGGATTCCAGCAAAGAACAA GTGAGTCATCCATTACTTGAGCAGAGTTACTATCTTGATGAGTATCACAAAGCAAGGCTTAAGGAAGAGTTTG ACGTTGAACCGTGGAGTTTTAATCAATGTGTTGGGGAAGCAGTCATCGTCCCTGCTGGATGTCCATACCAAAATAGAAAGAATAAG TCTTGCGTAAACGTGGCCTTGAATTTTCTCTCACCTGAGCACGTTGCTGAATCTATCAAACTAGTGGACGAGCTTAATCAACTTCCTCGGAGCGTCAAAAAGAAAGCAAACAAGATTGAG GTGAAGAAAATGGCAATCTGTAAAATCAGCGAAGCTATAAATGAGATCCGGGAGCTCACGTCTTCAGATTCTACGGCTGCATCGAGATTGTAA
- the LOC106420968 gene encoding lysine-specific demethylase JMJ25 isoform X5, which yields MSENEAVPDEFRCSRSDGKQWRCKRRALEGKKMCETHTSQLTLKRSKQKAAEPTRSRRGDEASEIEREGLGRSKKKRERAEAVDEAVRKMKLKRGDLQLDLIRMALKRESEKKKKKKKKRKEISVNKRFGDFVGEELTKVLPYGIMAISPPSPTTSNVSSPSPCDVRVGEEPVSLTKRRFRSKNIEPLPFGKMQVVPLKGNLVKAKKRCHWCGTRGFEDLVSCLSCEREFFCVDCIEKRNKGSKEEVGKKCPVCCGTCRCKACSATISGVTECKDSRKVRSDIDRVLHLHYAVCMLLPVLKQINAEDKVEVNLTEPQIHSSDLTSDQQELCCSSHDCAVVDSQKMCTRSSSVLRLSSDQDCNQRSLSKKVGLVKCSNGVESCKQSLKKALVDWKREKVKRCSNNLSLRTLFSLELTSKLEISAEEIISCYELPETLDKHLACPFCLGKEKPSTSSDSRLKEASRRREEKSDNFLYYPTVMDFQQNNLEHFQTHWSKGHPIIVRSVLKRGSSLNWDPIALFCSYLKKSNSKTGNTTDCMDWFEVDIGVKLVFLGSLRGEAETNTCQERLKLEGWLSSSLFEEQFPNHFAEILRILPIPYYMDPKRGLLNIAAGLPDVIQAPNLGPCLNISYRSGEEYAKPDYVKKLGFETCDMVDILLHVTETVVSTKQICRIRKLMQNIGKVRSKNPERKEESRFCRGKKQDRIDTSYAQRDWSDDSSSSDSESSQHRLGSSEFKVEERESCNDSCEEGSLSSSCGAQWDVFRIQDVSKLLEYIKNHCLELVPMDSSKEQVSHPLLEQSYYLDEYHKARLKEEFDVEPWSFNQCVGEAVIVPAGCPYQNRKNKSCVNVALNFLSPEHVAESIKLVDELNQLPRSVKKKANKIEVKKMAICKISEAINEIRELTSSDSTAASRL from the exons CAAGCAGAAGGCTGCCGAGCCGAcgagatcaagaagaggagaCGAAGCGTCGGAGATCGAGCGAGAGGGACTGGGGAGATCGAAAAAGAAGAGGGAGAGAGCGGAGGCTGTTGATGAAGCGGTGAGGAAGATGAAGTTGAAGAGAGGGGATTTGCAGTTGGATTTGATAAGGATGGCGTTGAAGAGAGAatctgagaagaagaagaagaagaagaagaagaggaaggagattAGTGTTAATAAAAGGTTTGGTGATTTCGTTGGGGAAGAGTTAACGAAGGTTCTTCCTTATGGCATTATGGCTATCTCTCCACCTTCTCCGACTACAAGCAATgtgtcttctccttctccttgtgATGTTAGAGTAGGTGAAGAACCTGTTTCCTTGACTAAGAGAAGGTTCAGGTCTAAGAATATTGAGCCTTTGCCTTTTGGGAAGATGCAG GTGGTTCCTTTGAAGGGAAATTTGGTTAAGGCCAAGAAGAGGTGCCATTGGTGTGGAACCAGAGGATTTGAGGATTTGGTTAGCTGTCTGAGTTGTGAAAGAGAGTTCTTTTGCGTTGATTGTATCGAGAAAAG GAACAAGGGATCAAAAGAAGAAGTTGGGAAAAAATGCCCTGTATGCTGTGGAACATGTAGGTGCAAGGCTTGCTCAGCCACTATCTCTGGAGTCACTGAATGTAAG GATTCTCGGAAAGTAAGGAGTGATATTGACAGGGTTTTGCATCTTCATTATGCTGTCTGCATGCTTCTTCCTGTATTAAAACAAATCAACGCTGAAGACAAAGTAGAGGTGAATCTAACTGAACCGCAGATCCATAGCTCTGACTTAACCTCTGATCAACAAGAGCTCTG TTGCAGTAGTCATGACTGTGCCGTTGTGGATTCGCAAAAGATGTGCACACGCAGCTCCTCTGTTCTCAGGCTGAGTTCTGATCAAGACTGTAATCAAAGGAGCTTATCTAAAAAGGTTGGATTAGTCAAGTGCTCGAACGGTGTAGAATCTTGTAAGCAATCTCTAAAGAAAGCTCTGGTAGATTGGAAGCGTGAAAAGGTGAAAAGGTGCAGCAATAACCTTTCTTTGAGAACTCTATTCTCTCTGGAGTTGACAAGCAAGTTAGAGATCAGTGCCGAAGAAATAATCAGTTGCTATGAGTTGCCTGAAACTTTAGATAAACACTTGGCATGTCCGTTTTGTCTTGGAAAGGAAAAGCCATCCACTAGTAGTGACAGCCGTTTGAAAGAAGCATccaggagaagagaagaaaaatctGATAACTTCTTATACTACCCCACGGTGATGGATTTTCAACAAAATAATCTCGAACATTTTCAAACACACTGGAGCAAAGGGCATCCTATTATAGTTCGTAGCGTGTTAAAGCGAGGTTCAAGCCTGAACTGGGATCCAATAGCCTTGTTTTGTAGCTATCTTAAAAAGAGCAATAGCAAAACCGGTAATACAACTGATTGCATGGATTGGTTTGAG GTAGACATTGGGGTGAAACTAGTTTTTTTGGGGTCTTTGAGAGGAGAGGCTGAGACTAATACTTGTCAAGAGAGGCTGAAGCTAGAGGGATGGCTTTCGTCTTCTTTGTTTGAAGAACAGTTCCCAAATCATTTTGCTGAAATACTGAGAATTTTACCAATTCCTTATTACATGGATCCAAAGCGTGGCTTACTAAATATAGCTGCTGGCTTACCTGATGTTATCCAAGCACCCAACCTAGGTCCATGCCTCAATATTTCTTATAGGAGTGGTGAAGAATATGCAAAGCCTGATTATGTGAAGAAGTTGGGTTTTGAAACTTGTGACATG GTTGATATCTTGTTGCATGTCACTGAAACAGTAGTGTCAACAAAACAGATTTGCAGAATAAGAAAGCTAATGCAAAATATTGGGAAAGTAAGATCTAAAAACCCAGAAAGGAAGGAGGAGAGCAGATTTTGTAGGGGAAAGAAACAAGATAGGATTGACACTTCATATGCTCAGAGGGATTGGTCGGATGACTCTTCCAGTTCTGATTCAGAATCTTCACAACACCGTCTAGGAAGTAGTGAGTTTAAGGTAGAGGAAAGAGAAAGTTGCAATGACTCCTGCGAAGAAGGAAGCCTAAGCAGCTCTTGCGGTGCCCAATGGGATGTATTCCGGATACAAGATGTTTCTAAACTTCTTGAGTATATTAAGAACCACTGTCTTGAGCTAGTACCCATGGATTCCAGCAAAGAACAA GTGAGTCATCCATTACTTGAGCAGAGTTACTATCTTGATGAGTATCACAAAGCAAGGCTTAAGGAAGAGTTTG ACGTTGAACCGTGGAGTTTTAATCAATGTGTTGGGGAAGCAGTCATCGTCCCTGCTGGATGTCCATACCAAAATAGAAAGAATAAG TCTTGCGTAAACGTGGCCTTGAATTTTCTCTCACCTGAGCACGTTGCTGAATCTATCAAACTAGTGGACGAGCTTAATCAACTTCCTCGGAGCGTCAAAAAGAAAGCAAACAAGATTGAG GTGAAGAAAATGGCAATCTGTAAAATCAGCGAAGCTATAAATGAGATCCGGGAGCTCACGTCTTCAGATTCTACGGCTGCATCGAGATTGTAA